Proteins encoded in a region of the Campylobacter geochelonis genome:
- a CDS encoding response regulator transcription factor — MQNLVVIIDDEEDLVDLLEYNLKKAGYETLGFLNTSKIEQLLNEENVDLLIVDRNLCGVEGSEFVKSIREKGYNTPVIFLSAKTTKAQRLEGFEAGGDDYITKPFDLDDLLARVNAVLKRAKKEAKVYKFKDITINLTTSKVFCGEEMVDLTKLETNLLLEFIKNKNIVLSRDYLLSAIWNDENTNSKTVNIAIKRLREKIDPNKNKEYIKSIRGEGYMLC, encoded by the coding sequence ATGCAAAATTTAGTTGTTATAATCGATGATGAAGAGGATTTGGTTGATTTGCTTGAATATAACCTAAAAAAGGCTGGTTATGAGACGCTTGGCTTTTTAAACACAAGCAAAATCGAGCAACTTTTAAACGAAGAAAATGTTGATTTGCTTATAGTTGATAGAAATTTATGCGGCGTTGAGGGAAGCGAGTTTGTAAAATCAATCAGAGAAAAAGGCTATAACACGCCTGTGATTTTCTTAAGTGCAAAAACGACAAAAGCTCAACGACTTGAGGGTTTTGAAGCTGGTGGGGATGATTATATCACTAAGCCGTTTGATTTAGATGATTTGTTAGCTAGAGTTAATGCAGTGCTAAAAAGAGCTAAAAAAGAGGCAAAAGTTTATAAATTTAAAGATATAACTATAAACTTAACCACTTCAAAGGTTTTTTGTGGCGAAGAAATGGTTGATTTAACCAAACTTGAAACAAATTTACTTCTTGAGTTTATCAAAAACAAAAACATCGTTTTATCTCGCGATTATCTTTTAAGTGCGATTTGGAACGATGAAAATACAAACTCAAAAACAGTAAATATCGCCATAAAAAGACTTCGCGAAAAAATCGATCCAAACAAAAATAAAGAGTATATCAAATCAATTCGCGGTGAAGGATATATGCTTTGCTAA
- a CDS encoding HAMP domain-containing sensor histidine kinase, translating to MLKIHQLFFINFGIIFAVMFSTFSFFVYKNQKDANYAATQEKLRVMVDIVDIAILDGSLNSIYIKDLARRSDVYIGAFDKELGKFVISDESIITMDIFLGLKDITQKVEIDNINDDEVMYYAVDTIIDDKAYVIVVGADIKSIYIKFKDLFLKLAVAFFICLFLSYLIAKQFNKAMNKELKKVQLFLEKVAQKDFSASMDSSYISEFQTIASQLEEMKRSIIKADKKAQKRAAKIRLKNTQLEGILSSISHEFKNPIAIIQASSQTLKNDSKMDDEYRDKFINKIVNNSQKIVNLMDKLKLSFTDSLVLNLSEFDLVLLSHEVANEMMEKYPTRKVAVFGDKKVIKADKDMIRQAVQNLVENAIKYSSDEVKVLHTSRGIFVVDEGVGISKENIALVSKKFFKVNENSWNNSLGLGLYIVKYILKLHNFEMIIKSELGKGSTFGFEC from the coding sequence TTGCTAAAAATTCATCAACTTTTTTTTATAAATTTTGGCATTATTTTTGCTGTGATGTTTTCAACTTTTTCGTTTTTTGTCTATAAAAATCAAAAAGATGCAAACTACGCAGCAACTCAAGAAAAGCTTCGCGTTATGGTCGATATCGTCGATATAGCGATACTTGATGGGAGTTTAAACAGCATTTATATAAAAGATTTAGCAAGAAGAAGCGATGTTTATATAGGCGCTTTTGATAAAGAGCTTGGTAAATTTGTTATAAGCGATGAGAGCATTATAACGATGGACATATTTTTAGGACTTAAAGATATCACACAAAAAGTTGAAATCGATAACATAAATGACGATGAAGTTATGTACTATGCTGTTGATACGATTATCGATGATAAGGCTTATGTTATCGTTGTTGGCGCTGATATTAAGAGTATATATATCAAATTTAAAGATTTATTTCTTAAACTTGCCGTAGCTTTTTTTATATGCTTGTTTTTATCGTATTTAATAGCAAAGCAGTTTAACAAAGCTATGAACAAAGAGCTTAAAAAAGTGCAACTTTTCTTAGAAAAAGTCGCTCAAAAGGACTTTTCTGCAAGTATGGACTCATCTTATATAAGCGAGTTTCAAACCATAGCTTCTCAGCTTGAAGAGATGAAACGTTCAATCATAAAAGCAGATAAAAAAGCTCAAAAACGAGCCGCAAAAATCAGACTGAAAAACACGCAGCTTGAGGGCATTTTAAGCTCAATATCACATGAGTTTAAAAACCCGATTGCCATCATTCAAGCTTCAAGCCAAACGCTTAAAAATGATTCAAAAATGGATGATGAATACAGAGATAAATTTATTAACAAAATCGTAAACAACAGCCAAAAGATAGTAAATTTAATGGATAAATTAAAGTTATCTTTTACTGATTCGTTGGTGCTAAATTTAAGCGAGTTTGACTTAGTTTTACTAAGCCATGAAGTGGCAAATGAGATGATGGAGAAGTATCCAACACGCAAAGTAGCGGTATTTGGCGATAAAAAGGTTATAAAAGCCGATAAAGATATGATAAGACAAGCTGTGCAAAATTTAGTCGAAAATGCTATAAAATACTCAAGCGATGAGGTTAAAGTTCTTCATACTTCGCGTGGCATTTTTGTCGTTGATGAGGGTGTTGGGATAAGTAAAGAAAATATCGCCTTAGTTTCTAAAAAGTTTTTTAAAGTCAATGAAAACAGCTGGAACAACTCACTTGGACTTGGACTTTATATCGTAAAATACATCTTAAAACTTCATAATTTTGAGATGATTATAAAAAGCGAGCTTGGCAAAGGCTCAACTTTTGGTTTTGAGTGTTAA
- a CDS encoding DNA adenine methylase has product MENKEFLTQQIITYLGNKRSLLEFINTGIEFAKDELKKDKISFCDLFSGSGIVSRYAKSKSNFIIANDLELYSKVINECYLTNANDEILKQIDEIYPIISDISKLKNGFISELYAPKDDTKISKNDRVFYTNQNAKIIDTIRQNIDEFAPDELKAYFLAPLLYEASVHANTSGVFKGFYKNKKGVGEFGGSGKNALGRILGEISLKKPVFSKFSCEFSVEKTDANLLASSINTDVCYIDPPYNQHPYGSNYFMLNLISTYQKPQDVSKVSGITKEWNRSVFNQRANAKNALLDIVEKLRSKVILISYNCEGFVKKDEFLDDLAKFGKVNVLEQKYNAFRASRNLNSRSTHVNEQLYILKKR; this is encoded by the coding sequence GTGGAAAATAAAGAGTTTTTAACGCAACAAATCATTACTTATTTAGGAAACAAACGCTCCTTACTTGAGTTTATAAACACTGGAATCGAGTTTGCAAAAGATGAGCTTAAAAAAGATAAAATCAGCTTTTGCGACCTGTTTTCAGGCTCTGGAATCGTCTCAAGATATGCAAAGTCAAAGTCAAATTTCATCATCGCAAACGATCTTGAGCTTTATAGCAAGGTTATAAATGAGTGTTATTTAACAAATGCAAATGATGAAATTTTAAAGCAAATTGATGAAATTTATCCCATAATTTCAGATATCAGCAAACTAAAAAATGGCTTTATAAGCGAACTTTACGCACCAAAAGATGACACAAAAATCTCTAAAAACGATAGAGTTTTTTATACCAACCAAAACGCTAAAATCATCGACACAATCCGCCAAAACATAGATGAGTTTGCGCCAGATGAGCTAAAGGCGTATTTTTTAGCTCCACTTTTATACGAAGCAAGCGTTCATGCAAACACAAGTGGCGTTTTTAAAGGCTTTTATAAAAACAAAAAAGGCGTTGGCGAATTTGGCGGAAGTGGCAAAAATGCTCTTGGTAGAATTCTTGGCGAAATCAGCCTTAAAAAGCCAGTTTTTAGTAAATTTAGCTGTGAGTTTAGTGTAGAAAAAACAGACGCGAATTTACTTGCTAGTAGCATCAATACCGATGTTTGCTACATCGATCCGCCATATAACCAACACCCTTATGGCTCAAACTATTTTATGCTAAATTTAATCTCAACCTATCAAAAACCACAAGATGTTTCAAAGGTTTCTGGTATAACAAAAGAGTGGAACAGAAGCGTTTTTAACCAAAGAGCAAATGCAAAAAATGCGCTTTTAGACATAGTTGAAAAACTGCGCTCAAAGGTGATTTTAATCTCATATAACTGCGAAGGCTTTGTCAAAAAAGATGAATTTTTAGATGATTTGGCTAAATTTGGCAAGGTAAATGTGCTAGAGCAAAAATACAACGCTTTTAGAGCAAGCAGGAATTTAAACTCAAGAAGCACTCATGTAAACGAGCAACTCTATATCTTAAAGAAACGCTAA
- a CDS encoding MATE family efflux transporter: MHSNFSLKKLFLPIYLDMILKLTTVMINTYMISIVNPHLVGAMGAGNQIFSLFVNVFSFLAVGCSVVVAQAIGAKNNKVAIRAIHTSISFNSLLGFLSGVLVFLYARLLLNLLQIPDEIFNESYKYLRIISITFFIDAVAIVISAVIRVYGFVKHIMITSIIMNIVTIIGNIFALFEPFGLPFYGLSGVGISTIAGRILGIFILSYLLVKVVKVPIYLTLFIKVKAYILKKILFIGLPSAGENLIWTVQYLVAFSFVASMGEDSLAVQTIYFQISAFMFFASSAVGIANEVIVGRMVGAKELENAYKRTFRSLKMGLAMTLVFVLFVYINKNFIMNLLKLTPDIKDIMSPLFVLSIFLELARTQNVIMVNALRASGDARFPFYMGLVFMWGVSIPLGWFLGIYLGYGIIGVWIGFFADELLRGLANTFRWKSKKWQEKRLV; encoded by the coding sequence ATGCACTCAAATTTCTCACTTAAAAAGCTCTTTTTGCCGATTTATCTTGATATGATTTTAAAGCTTACAACAGTGATGATAAATACCTATATGATAAGTATAGTAAATCCGCATTTAGTGGGTGCGATGGGGGCTGGAAACCAAATTTTTAGCCTTTTTGTGAATGTTTTTAGCTTTTTAGCGGTTGGCTGCTCGGTTGTAGTCGCTCAAGCAATCGGAGCAAAAAACAACAAAGTCGCCATAAGAGCGATTCACACAAGCATATCCTTTAACTCGCTTCTTGGCTTTTTAAGCGGAGTTTTGGTCTTTTTATACGCTAGACTTTTACTAAATTTACTTCAAATTCCAGATGAAATTTTTAATGAAAGTTATAAATATCTTAGAATTATAAGCATAACTTTTTTTATAGACGCGGTTGCTATCGTTATATCGGCTGTCATTCGCGTCTATGGCTTTGTAAAGCACATCATGATAACTTCGATTATCATGAATATAGTTACGATTATAGGAAATATTTTTGCACTTTTTGAGCCTTTTGGACTACCATTTTATGGACTTAGCGGAGTTGGAATCTCAACTATCGCAGGGCGAATTTTAGGTATATTTATACTCTCATATCTGCTTGTAAAAGTGGTAAAAGTCCCTATTTATCTAACTTTGTTTATAAAAGTTAAAGCCTATATACTTAAAAAAATTCTTTTTATCGGACTTCCAAGCGCTGGAGAAAATCTCATCTGGACAGTTCAATACCTTGTAGCTTTTAGCTTTGTTGCAAGCATGGGCGAAGATAGTTTGGCAGTTCAAACGATATATTTTCAAATTTCAGCCTTTATGTTTTTTGCAAGTAGCGCTGTAGGCATAGCAAATGAAGTCATAGTTGGTCGAATGGTTGGAGCAAAAGAGTTAGAAAATGCCTACAAAAGAACATTTAGAAGCCTTAAAATGGGCTTAGCGATGACTTTGGTTTTCGTGCTTTTTGTCTATATAAACAAAAATTTTATAATGAATCTTTTAAAGCTAACTCCAGATATCAAAGATATCATGTCGCCACTTTTTGTGCTTTCGATTTTTTTGGAGCTTGCAAGAACGCAAAATGTCATCATGGTAAACGCTCTTCGCGCCAGTGGAGATGCTAGGTTTCCTTTTTATATGGGCTTGGTTTTTATGTGGGGCGTATCGATTCCGCTTGGCTGGTTTTTAGGAATTTATCTTGGATATGGTATAATTGGGGTTTGGATAGGGTTTTTTGCTGATGAACTTTTAAGAGGTCTTGCAAATACCTTTAGATGGAAAAGCAAAAAATGGCAAGAAAAAAGGCTTGTATAG
- the panB gene encoding 3-methyl-2-oxobutanoate hydroxymethyltransferase produces the protein MENFTTHTKKVTINYIKSQKNKSPLTMITAYDALFAKIFDANVDMILVGDSLEMSFGGKDDTLKATVDSMIYHTKAVCNGAKTSLIITDMPFGSVTTKEETLKNAIKIYQETNADAVKIEGGSQRAEIISHLCKNAIAVVGHIGLTPQSARSEGGYIVKGKDEENVKKLIEDAKAVEKAGAFCIVVEGVVSKVATQIARSVNVPVIGIGAGNEVDGQVLVWSDAFGFFDEFKPKFVKRFLHGKNLVEKALLEYINEVKTREFPSKENSYQ, from the coding sequence ATGGAAAATTTTACAACTCACACTAAAAAAGTAACGATTAATTATATAAAATCACAAAAAAACAAATCCCCACTTACGATGATAACAGCCTATGATGCGTTGTTTGCTAAGATTTTTGACGCAAATGTTGATATGATTTTAGTAGGCGATAGCTTAGAGATGAGCTTTGGTGGTAAAGATGACACTCTTAAAGCCACAGTTGATAGTATGATTTACCATACAAAAGCAGTTTGTAATGGTGCCAAAACCTCTCTTATCATAACCGATATGCCTTTTGGCAGCGTAACTACAAAAGAAGAAACACTTAAAAACGCTATAAAAATTTATCAAGAAACTAACGCTGATGCCGTTAAAATCGAAGGCGGAAGCCAAAGAGCTGAGATCATCTCTCATCTTTGCAAAAATGCCATTGCCGTTGTCGGACACATAGGACTAACGCCACAATCAGCTAGAAGTGAGGGCGGATATATCGTAAAAGGCAAAGATGAAGAAAATGTCAAAAAGCTTATAGAAGATGCAAAAGCAGTTGAGAAAGCTGGGGCATTTTGTATCGTAGTCGAGGGCGTTGTATCTAAAGTCGCAACACAAATAGCACGTTCGGTCAATGTACCGGTTATAGGCATTGGAGCTGGAAATGAAGTCGATGGGCAAGTGCTTGTGTGGAGCGATGCGTTTGGGTTTTTTGATGAGTTTAAACCAAAATTTGTAAAGCGGTTTTTGCACGGCAAAAATCTTGTAGAAAAAGCCTTGCTTGAGTATATAAACGAGGTAAAAACTCGCGAATTTCCATCTAAAGAAAACTCATATCAGTGA
- a CDS encoding M48 family metallopeptidase translates to MKKESIIFDGKVVNLVYKKVKYARLKVSKEAVISMSLPLRYPKKLVFCMLETHKEWINNKVAFIQNNRLKDDKTCLLGKIYTLKFDESIKSVQIRDDEILSPNFAKFSEFKKEFARAKFSEFIDEFLPLIGKSVNHISIKAMSTRWGSCNSTKGYINLSLNLIEKSEDLVRYVVLHELTHLIYPHHQKSFYEFIAKIMPDFKEREKRLRG, encoded by the coding sequence GTGAAAAAAGAGAGCATTATCTTTGATGGCAAGGTAGTAAATTTAGTCTATAAAAAGGTTAAATACGCAAGGCTAAAAGTTAGCAAAGAAGCCGTTATATCTATGTCTTTGCCACTTCGCTATCCAAAAAAGCTAGTCTTTTGTATGCTTGAAACCCACAAAGAGTGGATAAACAACAAAGTTGCTTTTATCCAAAACAACCGTCTTAAAGATGATAAAACTTGCTTGCTTGGGAAAATTTACACACTTAAATTTGATGAAAGTATAAAAAGTGTTCAAATTCGTGATGATGAGATACTCTCGCCAAATTTTGCAAAATTTAGCGAATTTAAAAAAGAGTTTGCAAGAGCTAAATTTAGCGAATTTATAGATGAGTTTCTCCCACTCATAGGAAAAAGCGTAAATCACATAAGCATTAAAGCGATGAGTACTCGCTGGGGAAGCTGTAACAGCACAAAAGGGTATATAAATTTAAGCTTAAATTTGATAGAAAAAAGCGAAGATTTAGTCAGGTATGTCGTGCTTCACGAGCTAACGCACTTGATATATCCGCACCATCAAAAAAGCTTTTATGAGTTTATAGCCAAAATCATGCCAGATTTCAAAGAGCGAGAAAAAAGGCTTAGGGGATAG
- a CDS encoding TRAP transporter permease, translating to MQDEVKRDKEVGKEVGQDEQVLEVKTREFTSKKLFWFTTLIAFAWSVFQLYIAYFPLNTVMARSIHLAFALALVFTVFPFSYDKKAHTYIPWYDWILLILGVGAVLYPFIEFYSLAQRPGDYLPRDIVVAIIAVIVLFEAGRRMIGPALGIIGFIFLLYCYFGQYMPDIIAHRGASISKLAGHMFLTTEGIFGVPLGVSVSFIYLFVLFGALLERAGAGQYFINVAFAFLGKYRGGPAKASIIASGLTGMVSGSSTANVVTVGTFTIPLMKKAGLSSTKAGAIEVAAGVNGQLMPPIMGAAAFIIAEFLGMSYTHVMIAAVIPAFVCYASLFFIVHLESCKLGLKGLESEANRAKMKILLSGVHYLIPIVVLLYTLLVAKESPISAAFNSIIVLFIMMIVQDPIKKYFAKEKVSKDDFVRGICDIFWAMVAAAKNMVTVAVATALAGLIVGSISLTGVGQVLAEVVEALAGNNILLILFLTAIMSLILGMGLPTTANYIVVSSLVAPVIMILAAKNGFLIPAIAVHLFVFYFGILADDTPPVGIAAYAAAGIAKANPVIVGLQGFFYDLRTTLLPFSFFFNSKLLLIEKVVDPNDPKTIEWISNPAEIALILTGAAVGMFAFSSALQGWFITKCSWLERAIMLAIVPFVMVPNMVMKYCDFVTSEYASYAIGFAIYAAIFAKQWIISSKNPSLRSGTPKAAKA from the coding sequence ATGCAAGATGAGGTCAAAAGAGATAAAGAGGTTGGTAAAGAAGTAGGGCAAGATGAGCAGGTTTTAGAGGTAAAAACTAGAGAATTTACATCTAAAAAGCTTTTTTGGTTTACAACGCTTATAGCTTTTGCTTGGTCTGTTTTTCAGCTTTATATAGCTTATTTTCCACTAAATACGGTTATGGCAAGGTCGATTCACCTTGCCTTTGCTCTTGCACTTGTTTTTACTGTATTTCCATTTTCTTATGATAAAAAAGCTCACACTTATATACCGTGGTATGATTGGATTTTACTTATTTTAGGCGTTGGAGCGGTTTTATATCCGTTTATTGAGTTTTATAGTTTGGCGCAGCGCCCAGGGGATTATCTACCTAGAGATATAGTTGTAGCTATCATAGCTGTTATCGTGCTTTTTGAAGCTGGTAGACGTATGATAGGACCAGCACTTGGGATAATAGGCTTTATATTTTTACTATATTGCTACTTTGGGCAGTATATGCCAGATATCATCGCTCATAGGGGTGCTAGTATAAGCAAGCTTGCTGGGCATATGTTTTTAACGACTGAGGGAATTTTTGGCGTTCCGCTTGGCGTTAGTGTTAGTTTTATCTATCTTTTTGTTCTATTTGGTGCACTGCTAGAGCGTGCTGGAGCAGGGCAATACTTCATAAATGTTGCTTTTGCGTTTTTAGGTAAGTATCGTGGAGGTCCAGCAAAGGCTAGTATTATAGCTAGTGGGCTAACTGGTATGGTTTCAGGAAGCTCAACGGCAAATGTTGTAACGGTTGGAACTTTTACTATCCCACTTATGAAAAAAGCAGGGCTTTCAAGTACCAAAGCTGGAGCTATAGAGGTTGCTGCTGGAGTAAATGGGCAACTTATGCCACCGATTATGGGTGCAGCGGCTTTTATCATAGCTGAGTTTTTAGGTATGAGTTATACGCATGTTATGATAGCGGCGGTGATTCCTGCTTTTGTATGTTATGCAAGCTTGTTTTTTATCGTGCATTTAGAGAGTTGTAAACTTGGTTTAAAAGGGCTTGAGAGTGAGGCAAATAGAGCTAAGATGAAAATTCTACTTAGTGGCGTTCACTATCTTATACCGATTGTTGTGCTGCTTTACACTCTTTTAGTGGCAAAAGAGTCTCCGATTTCAGCGGCGTTTAACTCTATAATCGTGCTATTTATCATGATGATAGTTCAAGATCCTATAAAGAAGTATTTTGCTAAAGAAAAAGTTAGCAAAGATGACTTTGTAAGAGGAATTTGTGATATATTTTGGGCGATGGTTGCAGCTGCTAAAAACATGGTAACAGTCGCCGTTGCAACTGCTTTGGCTGGACTTATCGTTGGTTCGATTTCGTTAACTGGAGTTGGGCAAGTTTTAGCAGAAGTTGTTGAGGCGCTAGCTGGAAATAACATATTGCTGATTTTATTTTTAACTGCGATTATGAGTTTGATTTTGGGTATGGGACTTCCAACAACGGCTAATTATATCGTTGTTTCAAGCCTTGTGGCGCCTGTTATTATGATTTTGGCTGCAAAAAATGGCTTTTTAATCCCAGCTATCGCGGTTCATCTTTTTGTTTTTTACTTTGGAATACTAGCTGATGATACACCACCAGTTGGAATCGCCGCTTACGCAGCCGCCGGAATAGCAAAAGCAAACCCAGTTATAGTTGGGCTTCAAGGCTTTTTTTACGACTTAAGAACGACTTTGCTTCCATTTTCGTTTTTCTTTAACAGCAAGCTACTTTTGATAGAAAAGGTTGTCGATCCAAATGATCCAAAGACGATAGAGTGGATAAGTAACCCAGCAGAGATTGCGCTGATTTTAACAGGAGCGGCGGTTGGGATGTTTGCCTTTTCTAGTGCGCTTCAAGGCTGGTTTATAACTAAGTGTAGTTGGCTAGAAAGAGCTATAATGCTAGCAATTGTTCCTTTTGTGATGGTGCCAAATATGGTTATGAAATATTGTGATTTTGTAACTAGTGAATATGCGTCTTATGCTATAGGTTTTGCGATATACGCAGCTATTTTTGCTAAACAGTGGATAATAAGTTCTAAAAATCCATCTTTGAGAAGCGGGACACCAAAAGCTGCAAAAGCTTAA